In Leptospira meyeri, a single window of DNA contains:
- a CDS encoding ThiF family adenylyltransferase produces the protein MMIIEKSRIISPDNRLSEHSKEVNSLINEIYECKEFNLNETRIFQFQELIIEILLVDLKCPSIKSKNSIGILNREPLAIIYIKDFHEHQFRVVPIRENFPEDVLHMNFPFEIIPKTLCLYLESWDEVERSWTPQKFLNRICWWFIKTSEDKIHSNEQELERPYFISEYKLLLPTYYEEEKSFAFANIDETSKVIRISNTNNFGNCNFLTLEIKPIEHTRVFPAPSNLKLLEEQFQKRSSSVIDNLKKEILLRTPSSGFPITENLKHTFILLKFKRYDSSGNLFSKPDFFAFFIPKAIGELGHLLGILSISPTDPNNYYKIDLLGIENLSDNDKLSEIRILPVEIVKPLTQKFAALMSGIEFTEASFNGVLIGVGSLGSTLAEIWSKSGWGRWSLFDNDCIAPHNVFRHLAKEKDIGRKKVELVAELMNQNYSPGNPLVTYISKRFSPTRFSESLSDYKSIDLIVDASASSFLLRDISFSNELPRACSLFFNQIGTGGVLFLEDNERSKRLDFIEASYLRALISEEWGENFLQNNIPKQRVGASCSDLSVVLSYERVVLLSSSLSNLLRLKLKSNNARLCILKLDSETGHMDTYEVELFSPKSIEINGWNIFYDSFIEDKLKRLRASSLPKETGGIVIGYTDQKTKSIYIVDITDAPRDSRSSISGFDRGCEGLKEYLDKVKKRTSENCDYIGDWHSHPAGHSSEASQTDLTSLNEFARVMNSEGMPILMIIVSEELRFYIK, from the coding sequence ATGATGATAATTGAAAAATCTAGAATTATATCTCCAGACAATCGACTTTCTGAGCATTCTAAAGAAGTTAATAGTTTAATTAATGAAATCTATGAGTGCAAAGAATTTAATTTAAACGAGACTCGAATTTTTCAATTCCAAGAATTAATAATAGAAATACTTTTGGTTGACCTAAAATGTCCGTCTATCAAAAGCAAAAATTCAATAGGTATATTAAACAGAGAGCCTTTGGCAATAATTTATATTAAAGATTTTCATGAGCATCAATTCCGAGTGGTACCAATACGAGAAAACTTCCCAGAAGATGTTTTACATATGAATTTCCCATTTGAAATAATTCCCAAAACTTTATGTCTGTATCTAGAATCTTGGGATGAAGTAGAGCGATCTTGGACTCCACAAAAATTTCTGAATCGAATTTGTTGGTGGTTTATAAAAACTTCGGAAGACAAAATACATTCAAATGAGCAGGAATTAGAACGACCATATTTTATAAGTGAGTATAAGCTGCTACTTCCAACATACTATGAAGAGGAAAAATCATTCGCCTTTGCTAATATTGATGAGACATCAAAAGTAATCAGAATTTCAAATACAAATAATTTTGGAAATTGCAATTTCTTAACACTTGAAATTAAGCCAATAGAGCATACTAGGGTATTCCCTGCACCATCGAATCTTAAACTGCTTGAAGAACAATTTCAAAAAAGGTCTTCCTCAGTTATTGATAACCTAAAGAAGGAAATTTTATTAAGAACACCTTCGTCTGGATTTCCAATTACAGAAAATCTCAAACATACTTTTATACTATTAAAATTTAAGAGATATGATAGTTCAGGGAATTTATTTTCGAAACCTGATTTTTTTGCATTCTTTATTCCTAAAGCAATAGGTGAGTTGGGTCATCTGCTTGGAATTTTAAGTATTTCCCCAACAGACCCAAATAATTACTATAAGATTGATCTACTTGGAATCGAGAATCTTTCGGATAATGATAAATTATCTGAAATTCGTATTTTACCTGTAGAGATTGTTAAACCATTAACTCAAAAATTTGCCGCTTTGATGTCAGGCATTGAGTTCACAGAAGCTTCGTTTAATGGAGTATTAATTGGAGTAGGGTCTTTGGGTAGCACACTTGCAGAAATTTGGTCAAAGTCAGGATGGGGAAGATGGTCTTTATTTGATAATGATTGCATAGCACCTCACAATGTTTTTCGACATTTGGCGAAAGAAAAAGATATTGGGAGAAAAAAAGTAGAGCTTGTTGCAGAATTAATGAACCAGAATTATTCACCAGGTAATCCATTAGTTACTTATATTTCCAAGAGGTTTAGTCCAACTAGATTCTCAGAATCTTTGTCTGATTATAAATCTATTGATTTGATCGTTGATGCAAGTGCTTCTAGCTTTTTACTTCGTGATATCTCATTTTCAAATGAACTTCCTCGAGCTTGTTCCTTGTTTTTTAATCAAATCGGTACGGGTGGAGTTTTATTTTTAGAGGATAACGAAAGATCAAAAAGGTTAGATTTTATAGAAGCCTCCTACTTAAGAGCATTAATATCTGAAGAATGGGGCGAAAATTTTCTTCAAAATAATATTCCAAAGCAAAGGGTAGGTGCAAGTTGTAGTGACCTTTCAGTGGTTCTATCCTATGAAAGGGTAGTTTTACTTTCATCTTCATTGTCAAATTTGCTTCGCTTAAAACTTAAATCTAATAATGCAAGACTTTGTATTTTAAAATTAGATTCTGAGACTGGACATATGGACACTTATGAGGTCGAACTCTTTAGCCCAAAGAGTATTGAAATTAACGGATGGAATATTTTCTATGATAGCTTTATTGAAGACAAATTAAAACGGTTAAGAGCTTCTAGTCTACCAAAAGAGACTGGCGGAATTGTAATAGGTTACACAGATCAGAAAACAAAGTCCATATATATAGTTGATATAACAGATGCACCTAGAGATAGCAGGTCTTCGATTTCTGGATTCGATCGTGGTTGCGAGGGCTTAAAAGAGTATCTTGATAAAGTAAAAAAAAGAACATCTGAAAATTGTGATTATATTGGAGATTGGCATTCTCATCCAGCAGGACATTCTTCAGAAGCCAGCCAAACAGATTTAACATCGTTGAACGAATTTGCGAGAGTAATGAATTCAGAAGGAATGCCAATTCTAATGATTATTGTCAGCGAAGAATTAAGATTTTATATAAAATAG
- a CDS encoding helix-turn-helix transcriptional regulator, which produces MSINEIVALKIRELREASFSGKGISQTELAKKLNKTPNTISRWETGEYKPRIEDLYELAKFFKVSILSFLPGDTVGTEKDQKIDMMFRGMSGLSDKELNEISNYLEFYLAKKQLNAIQKKSPGRKRKDESNTV; this is translated from the coding sequence GTGAGCATAAATGAAATAGTTGCCCTTAAAATCCGAGAACTGCGAGAAGCTAGCTTTTCTGGAAAAGGAATCTCGCAGACTGAATTAGCAAAAAAGTTAAATAAGACCCCAAACACCATTTCAAGATGGGAAACGGGAGAGTATAAACCGAGAATTGAAGATTTATATGAGTTAGCTAAGTTTTTTAAAGTCTCAATCCTTTCATTTCTACCTGGAGACACTGTAGGAACTGAAAAAGATCAGAAAATTGATATGATGTTTAGAGGAATGTCAGGGCTATCTGACAAAGAATTAAATGAAATTTCGAACTATTTAGAGTTCTATCTTGCTAAAAAGCAATTAAATGCGATCCAAAAGAAATCCCCAGGGAGAAAGCGAAAAGATGAGTCAAACACGGTATGA
- a CDS encoding ImmA/IrrE family metallo-endopeptidase has protein sequence MSQTRYEYYESLKLGANNLRKEYEINLPRILPSEIKKIMKSEGIKEINYWKDFSDLRGAYIIDDGIPHVVVNKNLRRDQKTFTLAHELKHHLFDRSLGSLYCTNRNINEQIEIGAEVFAAELLFPDQLYLYHLNEMGVTRNNFQPAHLVLLKNATDTTLSYPGLAKKAEFLQIAEKGSLSKINWDRLQIEILGKPFYRKSA, from the coding sequence ATGAGTCAAACACGGTATGAATACTATGAATCATTAAAGTTAGGTGCAAATAACCTAAGAAAAGAGTATGAGATAAATTTACCAAGGATTCTACCAAGTGAAATTAAAAAAATAATGAAATCTGAAGGTATAAAGGAAATCAATTACTGGAAAGATTTTAGTGACTTACGTGGAGCATATATAATTGATGATGGAATTCCTCATGTAGTTGTTAATAAAAATCTTCGAAGGGATCAGAAGACATTTACCTTAGCTCATGAGTTAAAGCATCACTTATTTGATAGGAGCTTAGGTAGTTTATATTGCACGAATAGAAATATAAATGAACAAATTGAAATCGGAGCTGAGGTTTTTGCCGCCGAGCTTTTATTCCCTGATCAGCTTTATTTATACCATCTAAATGAAATGGGTGTTACACGAAACAATTTTCAGCCAGCACATTTGGTCTTATTGAAAAATGCTACAGATACAACATTAAGCTATCCTGGCTTGGCTAAGAAGGCGGAGTTTCTTCAAATTGCAGAGAAAGGAAGCTTGAGTAAAATCAACTGGGATAGATTACAAATAGAAATTTTAGGCAAGCCATTTTATAGGAAATCTGCATAA